The genomic segment TCGTCGGAGAAGATGAGGAAGGGCATTGTTTATTGGGGGATTGGTTTATTGGTTGATTGGGGGATTGGTTGATGGGGTGAGTGGTTTATTGGTTGAGTGGTTTATTGGTTGAGTGGTTTATTGGTTGAGTGGTTTATTGGTTGAGTGGTTTATTGGTTGAGTGGTTTATTGGTTGAGTGGTGTATTGGTTGAGTGGTGTATTGGTTGAGTGGTGTATTGGTTGANNNNNNNNNNTATTGGTTGAGTGGTGTATTGGTTGAGTGGTGTATTGGTTGAGTGGTGTATTGGTTGATTGGTGTATTGGTTGATGGGGTGATTGGTTGAGTGGGGGATTGGTTTTCTGAGTCTTCCCCAATATTCCATTCAACAAATCAACAACTCTCCCTTCCCCCCCCAATTTTCCATTCAACAAATCAACCAATCAACCACCCCCAACAAATCAACCAATCAACCACCCCCCAACAAATCAACCATCCCCCCATCAGCCCTTCAAATTCGATGTGTTGTTTTTTTCATTTTGGAGGTATTTTATGTAGCTGTTGATGCTTTTTATGGTGGATTTGATGTCGGTGATGAGTGAGTCATGGGTTGGGGGGTCGATATAGTGGCATTCCTGGGCGATGAGTACATGGTCGATCAGTTCAGTCAAAGACCCTCTGGAATGTCTGCAGAACTGGATGTTCTCCTGGTAGTGAAAGCGTCCATACCCTTCAGCAATACAATTCCCCGCCGACCTGGAGGCTCGGACCATTTGATCCACAAGGCGATACGTCTCTTCCCGCGGAAACGCCCGCGTCATCTCCCATATCCTTCCGCGTATATCCCGACACTGCTGCCAAATCCGCAAATCCCGAAAATCCCCAAACCTCTCCACCACCACAACCACCTCCCTATTTCCCATCCAACCATTCACAAATCAACCCCCCCCGGGAAAAACCTTGACAGAAAAATGTAACTGAATACAGTGACAACAAATGACCAGGCATGAAAAATTACTGGAGCGAGCCCAAAATAGTCCGCAAGACTTGACGTTCGCGGAGTTTCAGACACTTTTGCGGCAGGTTGGCTGGGTTCTCGACCATCAAAAGGGGAGCCATCAGATATGGTATTCACCAAAGGGGAAGCGCCTGCCGATCCAGAGAGGGAAAAGTGGAAAAGCGAAGGGCTACCAGGTGAAGCAGCTTCTGATCGCATGCCAGGAGGGTGAAAGTGATGAAAACTGATCGATTTGATGGGTATACGGTGAATGTCTTCCTGGACGAGGAAGGCGACTATCTTGCGCATTTCCAGGAGATGCCGAGCGTATCCGCGTTTGGCGAGACCCCGGAGCAGGCCCTGCAGGAACTGGAAACAGCCTGGGAAGGGGTCAAGGAGAGTTACGTGAAGCATGGGGAGCCGATCCCGGTAGCACCAGTCAGAAAAGAGTATTCCGGTCGTTTTAATGTCCGCATAGACCGCCGTATCCATCGAGCTCTCGCCGTTGAAGCCGCCAAGGCCGGCGTCTCCCTCAACGCCCTTGTCGCTCAGAAGCTTTCTCGGTGTATTGGTTGATTGGTTGATGGGTGTAATAGTTGATTGGTGTATTGGTTGATTGGTGTATTGGTTTTTCTTCCCCAATTTCCCATTCAACCAATCAACTAATTCCCTCTTCCCCCCTCAACCAACAACCCATACAGCTCCTCATACTCCCTGGCCATGCGCTGGGCGGAGTGGTTGTGGAGGATGTGGGTTTTGGCGTTGGTGGCCAGGGTGTCGCGGAGTCCAGGCTCCCGGGCCAGGCGCTGGAGGGCTTGGGACAGGTGGGCGGGGTTTTCGCCGGGGACCAGCAGGCCGGTTGATTCGTGGTTGATCAGGTCCCGGCAGCCCGGGATGTCCGAGGCGATGACCGGGACGTTGGCGGCCATGGACTCCATCAGGCAGCGGGGGATGCCTTCCAGCTGGGAGGGCAGGGCGAAGACGTCAAAGCCCTTGAGAAATTCCAGCCGGTTTTCCCGGAATCCGAAAAAATGCACCCGCTCCCGCAACCCCAGACTGTCCCGCAACTGCTCCAATTCCCCCCGCTGCGGCCCATCGCCCACCAGGGCAGCCCACCAATCAATACCCGCATCAAGCCCGGCCAATGCCCGGAGCAGCACATCCAGACCTTTCCGGGTAATGAGCTGGCCAATATACCCAACCACAAACTGCCCCTGCTCCCGCCACGGCTGCAATTCAGGGGCAACCCGTTGCACCGCGTCAATCTCGGAGATGTCCACGGCGTTGGGGATGAGGTGGATGTTTTTTTGGGAGGGAGGGGGGGAGGGAGGGAGAGGGGGAGAGAGGGACGGAGAGAGAGAGGGACGGGGGGATGGAGGGAGGGAGGGAGGGTTGATTGGTTTATTTGTTGATTGGTTGATTTGTTGATTGGTTTTCTGAGTCTTTCCCAGTTTTCCATTCAACGAATCAACCAATTCCCCCTTCTTCCCCCCCAATACACCACTCAACCACTCAACCAATCCCCTCTTCCCCGCCAACCCCTGATAAAGCTCCATCGACAGCGGGGCGACGGCGTCCATGTAGGGGAAGAGCAGGCGGTCCAGGTGTTCGTAGCAGCGGAGTTTGAGGTCCGCGTTGGTGCTCCAGCCGTGGGGGGTGGAGATGATTTTGCAGTTGGTGCCCCGGACGGCCAGCAGGCCGATCAGGTCGGTCTTGTAGAAATGGGTGTGCAGGATGTCCACCTGCTGCTCAAGAAGATAGGCCCGCAGCTTGCGCACCGCGGCGAAGTTGAAGCGCCCACCGGCCTGGATGGCCACGGTCTCCAACCCATACCGCCCCGCCTCCACGCACAACGGCGGCTCCCCCCCCGGATCATCCTGAATCACCCCGACAATGGAGCGGACACGCAAGGGGTCCAAGTGCCGGACCAAGGCCAATATCCACCGCTCCGCGCCATAAAGGCCGGTGGGGCTGCCGAGTTGGAGGACTGTGAGGGGCATTGTTGGTGTATTGGTTATTGGTTTATTTGTTGATTGGGTTTGTCGGTTGGTATTCCATGCGATTGTTTGTAAACTGGGCAGGCGCAAGGCCTGCCCCTACGGGAATGATCGTCAGAGAATTGCTTCAAAATATTGGGGTGGTTCAGAAATAGTTTACAAAACGCAACCAATTCTTTCTGGCGACCGGTCGCCCGTACGGCATGGGCATGGACAACTGTACTCGAAAGTGTCAGCCATTTTTTCCGAGAAAATGAACCATCCTAAAATATTTATACCTTTCGTCAAACTGTTCAAATTATTTTTGTTTAACGCCTTAGCCTTTCGGGACAGTCAGCACCATTTTGGAATATTTTGCAAGAAAACCGTCGGCTGTCAAAAACCACATTGGTTCGATCACAGCCTGAGCTAGAAGAAGGCGATCAAATGGGTCTCTATGGTGAAGTGGTAGGTCGTGAACAGAGGCTGAATGGCGAGTAGTTATGCATAGTTCATGAAAACCGCTCTCTGAAATTGCATCTCTAAATTCATGAGGATCGCCCTGTAGTTTGCCAATTTTCGTCTTGATTGCAATTTCCCAAATTGATGCCGCGGAAACATATATCTTATCCGCGTCGAGCATAATCCGGCGCGCCTTTGAACAGAGGAGGTCACTATCCAGCACAGACCAAATAAATATTTGTGTATCGATCAGGATACGCATTCACGCCCCTCAAACTCGGCAAGTATTTCGTCAGGCAAGGGGGCATCAAAATCCTCCGCGACCTTGGCTTTGCCACGCAACACGCCAAATTGGATCTTTTTTTTGTCGCTATCGGGAGGCACCAGTTGAGCCAATGGCTTGCCTGAACTGGAAATAACGATTTTCGCGCCATTTTGCGCTTCTGCAAGCAGATTATGGAGCTGTTTGTCCAACTCTTGTACGGTAACAGACAGTGTCACCATAAAAAACAACCTCCTTGAGTCCGTTGAAAAACTCCCAATTGAAGTTATTGGTTAATCGTTATTGGTTAATCGTTATTGGTTAATCGTTATTGGTTAATCGTTATTGGTTAATCGTTATTGGTTAATCGTTATTGGTTAATCGTTATTGGTTAGTGGTTAGTGGTTATTTGGTGGGAAGAGATTTTTTGTTTAGTTCTTTTTGTTTTTTTAGATGTCGTATATAGCCATTAAGAATTCTGATGCACAATACTATCATATCAATCAATTCACTTTTCTTCTTTTCATCAATATATTCTGAATCGAATGCTACATCGACATGGTCAATCAGCTCATATAAGGAACCACGGGATTGTCGACAGAATTGGATATTTTCCTGATGATGAAATCGCCCGTATCCTTCAGCTATACATGCGGTTACAGATCGAGATGCCCTGATTATCTGGTCTGACAACCTATACTTTTCTTCTAAAGGAAATGACTTGCACAATGCCCACATTTCACTTCTCAAGACTTTGTATCTTTTCCATACCTCCAGATCTCTAAAATCTTTAATCACACTATCCATTCTCCACATCCCCTCACAATTAACCACTAACCATTAACCTCTAACCACTAACTACCCCCAACACTCCTCCCACAATCCCAGCATCATCAACCCCCACAAAAACACATCATGGTCCCGGTGGCCGGATTGGTGTTCCTGCCAGAGGCGGGTG from the Desulfonatronum thioautotrophicum genome contains:
- a CDS encoding four helix bundle protein, coding for MGNREVVVVVERFGDFRDLRIWQQCRDIRGRIWEMTRAFPREETYRLVDQMVRASRSAGNCIAEGYGRFHYQENIQFCRHSRGSLTELIDHVLIAQECHYIDPPTHDSLITDIKSTIKSINSYIKYLQNEKNNTSNLKG
- a CDS encoding type II toxin-antitoxin system HicA family toxin: MTRHEKLLERAQNSPQDLTFAEFQTLLRQVGWVLDHQKGSHQIWYSPKGKRLPIQRGKSGKAKGYQVKQLLIACQEGESDEN
- a CDS encoding type II toxin-antitoxin system HicB family antitoxin, which codes for MKTDRFDGYTVNVFLDEEGDYLAHFQEMPSVSAFGETPEQALQELETAWEGVKESYVKHGEPIPVAPVRKEYSGRFNVRIDRRIHRALAVEAAKAGVSLNALVAQKLSRCIG
- a CDS encoding glycosyltransferase, with product MPLTVLQLGSPTGLYGAERWILALVRHLDPLRVRSIVGVIQDDPGGEPPLCVEAGRYGLETVAIQAGGRFNFAAVRKLRAYLLEQQVDILHTHFYKTDLIGLLAVRGTNCKIISTPHGWSTNADLKLRCYEHLDRLLFPYMDAVAPLSMELYQGLAGKRGLVEWLSGVLGGKKGELVDSLNGKLGKTQKTNQQINQSTNKPINPPSLPPSPRPSLSPSLSPPLPPSPPPSQKNIHLIPNAVDISEIDAVQRVAPELQPWREQGQFVVGYIGQLITRKGLDVLLRALAGLDAGIDWWAALVGDGPQRGELEQLRDSLGLRERVHFFGFRENRLEFLKGFDVFALPSQLEGIPRCLMESMAANVPVIASDIPGCRDLINHESTGLLVPGENPAHLSQALQRLAREPGLRDTLATNAKTHILHNHSAQRMAREYEELYGLLVEGGRGN
- a CDS encoding type II toxin-antitoxin system VapC family toxin; the protein is MRILIDTQIFIWSVLDSDLLCSKARRIMLDADKIYVSAASIWEIAIKTKIGKLQGDPHEFRDAISESGFHELCITTRHSASVHDLPLHHRDPFDRLLLAQAVIEPMWFLTADGFLAKYSKMVLTVPKG
- a CDS encoding type II toxin-antitoxin system Phd/YefM family antitoxin encodes the protein MVTLSVTVQELDKQLHNLLAEAQNGAKIVISSSGKPLAQLVPPDSDKKKIQFGVLRGKAKVAEDFDAPLPDEILAEFEGRECVS
- a CDS encoding four helix bundle protein, whose protein sequence is MDSVIKDFRDLEVWKRYKVLRSEMWALCKSFPLEEKYRLSDQIIRASRSVTACIAEGYGRFHHQENIQFCRQSRGSLYELIDHVDVAFDSEYIDEKKKSELIDMIVLCIRILNGYIRHLKKQKELNKKSLPTK